The genomic segment GAAATATTAATACTGACGAATACCAATATTTTTGCAGATGGTCAATATTCTTATGGGTATAGGCAATGCGTTAGGCGGCGATGATGCTATTGGACCATGGATTGCAAAAAATTTCAAGCATAGAGGTTGGCTTTCAATAGATTGCGGGACTGTGCCTGAGAATTTTACATCTCTAGTAAAAGAGCATCGCTCGAAATATTTAGTTATTGTAGACGCAGCTCAGCTAAACTTAGCTCCTGGAGAATTTAGAGTTGTGCCTAAGGATAAGATTGACACCTTTGCTCTCACTACACATTCTCTACCATTATCTTTTTTAATATCTTATCTCGAGGAGTATGCCGAGAATATTATATGTATAGGCGTGCAGCCGAAAAGCGTTAGACCTTTCTCAACTCTTTCTAAAGAAGTGAGAGCTGGAGCACTGAAAATTATTAAGATTCTCAAGCAGAAAAAATTTGATAGTTTGATAGCGGTATAATCTCCTCTTTAGGTAGAGTAGCTTTTTAGCTATTTCTAACAGTTTCTAATAGGTCCTATCAACTAAAAGCCCCTGAGCACGAGCCCAGCAGCTGCAGGGAGCTTTAGCCACAAGCTGCATAGGGGTTTGGGTGCAGGGGCTCGTCAAGGAGTATATAAACTATCAAATTTTGCTCCAAGTGGGCACTAAACTGGGTTTCAGCTTTGCTTTTTCTTTATTTCATCAGCCTCAAAGAACCCTTTGGGAATAAACGATAACGCAGCCCCTTTGCGCCCACCTTTTTTGACACAATCGTAAATTGTTTGGATAAACGCGTCTCCCCACTCTTTCCTAGGGACTGCTGCTCCCTCTTCGTAATATACACGGCATACACAT from the Candidatus Thermoplasmatota archaeon genome contains:
- the hycI gene encoding hydrogenase maturation peptidase HycI, with protein sequence MVNILMGIGNALGGDDAIGPWIAKNFKHRGWLSIDCGTVPENFTSLVKEHRSKYLVIVDAAQLNLAPGEFRVVPKDKIDTFALTTHSLPLSFLISYLEEYAENIICIGVQPKSVRPFSTLSKEVRAGALKIIKILKQKKFDSLIAV